From the Leptospira barantonii genome, the window TTCTGCTCGTAACACACGATCGTTACTTTTTGGAAGAGGTCTGCGATCGAATCATCGAACTGGAGAATGGAAATTTATTATCCTTTCCGGGAAACTTCGGATTTTATCTCGAAAAAAAAGCGGAAGCCGAGATCGTTCGGGAAAAAACCGAACAAAAGGAAAAACAATTTCTCAAAAAGGAATTGGAATGGCTTAGGAGACAACCTAAGGCCCGAGGAACGAAACAAAAAGGAAGAACGGATCGTGCGCTCGAGGTTTTGAACCGGAAAAAAACCGGGAAAGAAATCATTTTGGATTTTTCGGTTTCGGGTAGAAGGCTCGGTAAAAAAGTTCTCGAGCTCAAAAATCTGAACAAATCGTATCAGAAACCTCTAATATCTAATTTTTCTTATACGTTTAAAAACGGAGAACGGATCGGTGTTGTTGGACCGAATGGAGCCGGAAAGTCGACCCTTCTGAATATGATCGCCGGAAGGGAAAAACCCGATTCTGGCGACGTAAGCGTCGGGATGAACACGAACTTCGGTTACTTCGATCAGATTTCCAAAGAACTCTCCGGCGATATGCGGGTTATCGAATATATCAAAAAGGAATGTGGCGTTTCCGTAAAGATGAGCGACGACCGAGTTTTGAGTGCGGCGGATATGCTCGAACTTTTTCTTTTCGACGGAAGATTGCAGGCGGGTTATATCAAAAATCTTTCCGGCGGTGAAAGAAGAAGGTTGTATCTCGTTTCGATCCTGATGACCAATCCGAATTTTTTGATTTTGGACGAACCTACGAACGACCTGGACATCAAAACCCTATCGGTTTTGGAGGAGTTTCTAGCTGAATTCGGCGGTTGTATTCTCGCGGTTTCCCACGATCGTTACTTTATGGACCGGACGGTGGATTATCTTTTCGTCTTCGAAGGGGACGGTGTTGTCGAAAAATTTCCGGGAAACTATTCCGAATATTTGGAATATAAGAATTATCTAAACAAACAAAAAGATAAAAAGGAACCCGAGGTAAGAGTCAAGGAGAACGATTCTTCCAAAGTCAAAAAGGGTTTGAGTTTCAATCAGAAAAAGGAACTCGAAACCTTGGAGGCGACAATCGCCGAACTCGAAGCCGAGGAAAAGGAACTCACCAAAATTTTACAGTCGGGCGCTGGAAAACCCGAAGAGCTCGTTTCTTCCGGGAACAGACTTACCGAGATTCACTCCATTCTTCCCTTAAAGATGGAACGTTGGGAAGAACTTCAGAATCTACTTTAAGAAAATCGAATGTGATTAAGGGGAACAGGTTCCGTCGTGTTCCTTAACTCCGATGGTATACCCGAACGATCCAACCGGAACGGGAGCAGGGGCCGAGTTTGTCGTTCTTGCGGTTCCAAAAAAGTCGTTTTGATACAGAGTGATAAATCCGCCGTAATTCGGATCCACCCCGCCGTATACGGTATCACATTTAGAACCCGCGCCGATCAGATAATAGGTAAGAGGACTTGTAGGCGGTAAGAATCCCGGATTGTGACTGAAGTTTTGAGTGTTGGCTCCCGTCACGAGGTTCGTAAGACAAAGCACGTTGTTCCGTAGAGGTCCGGGGTTTCCCGCACAAAGGCTAAAACCGAATAACGGGGTTTGCGCCAAGGTTGAACAGTTGAATAAGTTATTTCCTTTGACTTCCGCGCTCGCGCCCGGTGCGACCCCGTAACTGATACAGATTCTGCTCGGAGCGGTCGAGTTCGTAAAGATCTGATTGTTCGCGATTTTGGTTTCCACCGCGGTTCCGAGAGAATAAATTCCGATCGATTCCGAGGTTCCGACTCCGCCAAAAACCGTATTGTGGATCAGATGTAAGTTCGTCGAAGTTACGTTTTGAAATCTAAGTCCCGATGTGCTCGCCGCCGTAACCGCAGGGGTTCCTATTTGTTGAAAAGAATTGACCACGTTGTTCGATACGATCAGAGGTTGTGCGGCCGTTAAATTTCGTACGAGAAGCGCCGTTGAAAAATCGGCCGCCGTAGATCCTGCGTGAGAATTTCCGTTCAGCCAATTGGAATAAATCACCCCCCAACTTCCGTTGTTGTAAATTCCCGCGGAAATACTATTACCGCTTCCGCCTAAGATGTAGTTATAGGAAATGTTTAAGTTCGGTGTTACGTTGTATGCGGCGATTCCGGATCGAATTGTCGTCGCCGTATAAGCGCTGGAAGAATCCATTCCTTGGATCACGTTTCCGCCGATGATCAGCTGGGAAGCTCCCGTAGCCAATCCGTTTAAGAAAATTCCGGTCGCCCATGGGTTGTTCGGATTCGTTTTGATGGTGAATAGGTTGACCACCAGGTTACTCGTCATCGTCGTAAACGGAGGTCCCGCAAAGATCGGAGTACAGGTTACACCTTCGGAAGCTCCGCAGTTTCCGGGCGGGGATATGTCTTCGATAATGGTGGTATGAGTGGTTCCGTTTCTTTGGGTAAACGTGGTATCGAAACCTCCCATAAGATTGACTCCGTCCTTGAGGTCGATTCTTTGAGTTGCGTTATCCGCAATCGAAAACGTTCCTTCCGAAACCAAAACAAAACAAGGGACCGCGGCGCATTGCGTGATCGCATAACGGATCGAAGCGCAAGCGGTCGCAACGGTATCAC encodes:
- a CDS encoding ABC-F family ATP-binding cassette domain-containing protein, which translates into the protein MNLISVDKISKEIGAKVLLDQISFGINEGEKIGILGINGSGKTTLLKMLAGLDVPDSGQILKNKILQTAVLSQSPSFDPNHSILEHIFSSPSPILKTVRSYEAVCERLESGDSDVEEEYNRLMQEMDRLGAWELESWFRSLLKELAIPDLSMKMGSLSGGMLKKVALAQTLIEESNLIILDEPTNHLDVDAILWLQDYLIETKKSVLLVTHDRYFLEEVCDRIIELENGNLLSFPGNFGFYLEKKAEAEIVREKTEQKEKQFLKKELEWLRRQPKARGTKQKGRTDRALEVLNRKKTGKEIILDFSVSGRRLGKKVLELKNLNKSYQKPLISNFSYTFKNGERIGVVGPNGAGKSTLLNMIAGREKPDSGDVSVGMNTNFGYFDQISKELSGDMRVIEYIKKECGVSVKMSDDRVLSAADMLELFLFDGRLQAGYIKNLSGGERRRLYLVSILMTNPNFLILDEPTNDLDIKTLSVLEEFLAEFGGCILAVSHDRYFMDRTVDYLFVFEGDGVVEKFPGNYSEYLEYKNYLNKQKDKKEPEVRVKENDSSKVKKGLSFNQKKELETLEATIAELEAEEKELTKILQSGAGKPEELVSSGNRLTEIHSILPLKMERWEELQNLL